One window from the genome of Drosophila albomicans strain 15112-1751.03 chromosome 2L, ASM965048v2, whole genome shotgun sequence encodes:
- the LOC117563230 gene encoding uncharacterized protein LOC117563230 — MSEKTEENSLGSPSVDILGICKTPKQLESLMEISSSSVNSNTTELPLYRQQEVERIVQKTLKEFKNKGYFNDIDENKLMSLIVPKVLMELQVNEQLYDEMQGIKQTLNSYIQHSRAVSDDIAEIFLDLHNIYSKLEKFDNVDKRDKLFKSEQLTRRIQEAEDYLESKKHFITNDVPIPSSTSTNSNVAYSNESEEDEDIISSDIRQADKEVFLTNMLMVKKSDFSVGLNRNKQFYTEAERVLRTQNSPQ; from the coding sequence atgtcTGAGAAAACTGAGGAAAATTCACTTGGGTCACCATCTGTAGATATTTTGGGAATCTGTAAAACACCCAAACAACTAGAATCGCTAATGGAGATCAGTAGTAGTTCAGTCAATTCGAATACTACTGAACTGCCCCTGTATAGGCAACAGGAAGTGGAACGAATCGTTCAGAAGACTCTGAAAGAATTTAAGAACAAGGGATACTTCAATGATATAGACGAAAATAAGCTAATGAGTTTAATCGTTCCCAAAGTGTTAATGGAGCTGCAAGTCAATGAGCAATTGTATGATGAGATGCAAGGCATTAAGCAAACACTAAATTCCTACATCCAACACTCTAGGGCGGTGAGCGATGATATTGCTGAGATATTTCTAGACTTGCACAATATCTATTCAAAACTAGAAAAGTTTGACAACGTTGATAAACGCGATAAGCTCTTCAAAAGTGAACAATTGACCAGACGGATACAAGAAGCGGAAGACTACTTAGAATCTAAAAAACACTTTATTACTAATGATGTCCCCATCCCGTCTAGCACTTCAACCAACTCCAATGTCGCATATTCAAATGAAAGTGAGGAAGACGAAGATATAATATCTAGCGATATAAGACAAGCCGACAAGGAAGTCTTTCTTACAAACATGTTAATGGTAAAAAAGTCGGATTTTTCCGTTGGACTCAACCGAAATAAGCAATTCTACACCGAAGCCGAAAGAGTGCTAAGGACTCAAAACAGCCCCCAATAA